A single Camelus ferus isolate YT-003-E chromosome 3, BCGSAC_Cfer_1.0, whole genome shotgun sequence DNA region contains:
- the LOC102514673 gene encoding cytochrome b-c1 complex subunit 8-like, protein GDLGAAATTGREFGHLKRMWHVITYSLSPFEQCTFPNYFSKGTPNVLCCTQACILHVAPPFVAFYLVYTWGIQEFARSKRKNPATCENDK, encoded by the coding sequence GGTGACCTCGGCGCTGCTGCGACCACGGGCCGCGAGTTTGGGCACCTGAAGCGGATGTGGCATGTGATCACCTACAGCTTGTCGCCCTTCGAGCAGTGCACCTTCCCGAACTACTTCAGCAAGGGCACCCCCAATGTGCTATGCTGCACTCAGGCATGCATCCTTCATGTCGCGCCACCATTTGTAGCATTTTATCTTGTCTACACGTGGGGAATCCAAGAGTTTGCGAGATCCAAAAGGAAGAATCCAGCTACCTGTGAAAATGACAAATGA